The following are encoded together in the Cicer arietinum cultivar CDC Frontier isolate Library 1 chromosome 2, Cicar.CDCFrontier_v2.0, whole genome shotgun sequence genome:
- the LOC101504437 gene encoding uncharacterized protein — translation MPRCKDESPAVRVYTVCDESRYLIVRNVPALGCGDDLLQLFSSYGEVEECKPMDAEDCEQFTDVYWIKFGLFSNARFAKRKLDDFVFLGNRLQVSYAPHFESLLDTKDKLEGRRREVLARLNPGRSKETIASSSRSVITSSTSCLSEHLNPNQRNAEFEAKSNSGNLPKRMVSSNEDYFPSRTMNQTVRFVRDKLDKIQSSGEHLQAGSTSKKARVDNRRRI, via the exons ATGCCTCGTTGCAAAGACGAGTCCCCTGCGGTTCGTGTCTACACAGTTTGCGATGAATCCAG ATATTTGATTGTGAGGAACGTTCCAGCATTAGGTTGCGGCGATGACTTGCTGCAACTCTTTTCATCATACGGAGAAGTAGAGGA GTGTAAGCCAATGGATGCAGAAGACTGTGAGCAATTCACCGATGTTTATTGGATCAAGTTTGGTCTTTTCAGCAATGCCAG GTTTGCGAAAAGAAAATTGGATGATTTTGTTTTCCTCGGAAACCGATTACAGGTTTCGTATGCTCCTCATTTTGAGAGTCTGTTGGATACAAAGGATAAATTGGAGGGAAGAAGAAGGGAGGTTTTAGCTCGACTGAACC CTGGAAGATCCAAAGAGACTATTGCCTCAAGCTCTAGGTCCGTAATTACATCAAGCACCAGTTGCTTATCAGAACATCTAAATCCTAATCAAAG AAATGCAGAATTTGAAGCAAAGTCAAACAGCGGTAATCTTCCAAAAAGAATGGTTTCCTCTAACGAG GACTATTTTCCCTCCCGTACCATGAATCAAACAGTGAGGTTTGTCAGGGATAAGCTTGATAAG ATTCAATCCAGTGGCGAGCATCTACAAGCTGGATCAACATCAAAAAAAGCACGAGTTGATAATAGGAGGAGGATTTAA